The proteins below are encoded in one region of Rhodoflexus caldus:
- the leuS gene encoding leucine--tRNA ligase has translation MALEYNHREIEAKWQRYWRENNIYKTYNDTTKPKYYVLDMFPYPSGAGLHVGHPLGYIASDIVARFKRLKGFNVLHPMGFDSFGLPAEQYAIDTGQHPAVTTAKNIDTFKSQLNKIGFSYDWEREVQTSSPDYYRWTQWIFMQIFNSWYDLADPANEGRGKAKPIGELIAVFEKEGNLNVRAACDEDTPTFTAAEWNAMSEPQQQEMLLKYRLTYPADEWVNWCPALGSVLSNDEVKDGVSERGGFPVERKKMRQWMMRITAYAERLLQDLNDVDFSESLKEMQRNWIGKSVGAEVSFALEGHPNQFIKVYTTRLDTIYGVTFMVLAPEHELVEQLVTPDRREEVMAYVKKAKNRSERERMADTKTVSGVFTGSYCINPFSGEKVPVWLADYVLAGYGTGAVMAVPSGDQRDYTFAKHFGLPIVQILDAQKNLDKEADATKEGRYVNSGMINGLTYAEAMPKLLAFLEEKGIGKAKVNYRMRDAVFSRQRYWGEPVPVYFDENNIPRLIDESELPLVLPEIDEYKPTPTGEPPLGRATDWKYRKNGKEYRYELSTMPGWAGSSWYFLRYMDARNDKVFADCQAIDYWNQVDLYVGGTEHAVGHLLYSRFWHKFLFDRGYVGYHEPYKKLLNQGKIQGRSAIIYKLKNDNKFVSKGLKDQYGETIALHAPVNIVENDVLDVEAYKQFRPEYADAEFICENGKFICDEIVEKMSKSKYNVVNPDDVVERYGADTLRLYEMFLGPIEADKPWSTHGIEGVYKFLRKLWRLFFDEKGNSVVTDGEPTAEELKILHKTIRKVEEDIENFSFNTTVSQLMICVNELSSLKCHKAAVLNDLLIVLSPYAPHIAEELWAKMGHTHSIVTAQYPRWNAAYLVESVIEYPISINGKVRGQLQLGADLSPQQIEQEVLASEIVKKYTEGKTPKKVIVVPKKIVNVVL, from the coding sequence ATGGCATTGGAATACAACCACCGAGAGATTGAAGCCAAATGGCAGCGTTATTGGCGCGAAAACAACATCTACAAAACCTATAACGATACGACCAAGCCCAAATACTACGTCTTAGACATGTTCCCCTATCCTTCGGGGGCGGGGCTGCACGTGGGGCATCCGCTGGGCTATATCGCCTCTGACATTGTGGCGCGGTTTAAGCGCCTCAAAGGCTTCAACGTGTTGCACCCCATGGGCTTCGACTCTTTCGGGTTACCTGCCGAGCAATACGCCATTGATACGGGGCAACATCCCGCCGTTACAACGGCTAAAAATATTGACACCTTCAAAAGCCAACTCAATAAAATCGGCTTTTCTTACGATTGGGAACGCGAAGTGCAAACTTCCTCACCCGATTATTACCGCTGGACACAGTGGATTTTCATGCAAATTTTCAATTCGTGGTACGACCTTGCCGACCCTGCCAACGAAGGGCGCGGCAAAGCCAAACCCATCGGCGAACTGATTGCCGTTTTTGAAAAAGAAGGCAATTTGAACGTTCGCGCCGCCTGCGACGAAGATACGCCCACATTCACGGCTGCCGAATGGAACGCCATGAGCGAGCCGCAACAGCAGGAAATGCTCTTGAAATATCGCCTCACCTACCCTGCCGACGAGTGGGTAAACTGGTGTCCGGCGCTGGGCAGCGTGCTTTCTAACGACGAGGTAAAAGACGGCGTAAGCGAACGCGGCGGATTCCCCGTAGAACGCAAAAAAATGCGCCAATGGATGATGCGCATCACCGCCTACGCCGAGCGCCTTTTGCAAGATTTAAACGACGTGGATTTTTCCGAGTCGCTCAAAGAAATGCAGCGCAACTGGATTGGCAAATCGGTAGGTGCGGAAGTAAGTTTTGCCTTAGAAGGTCATCCCAATCAGTTTATCAAAGTTTATACCACCCGCTTGGATACGATTTACGGCGTAACCTTTATGGTACTTGCCCCCGAACACGAGTTGGTGGAACAATTGGTAACGCCCGACCGCCGCGAGGAAGTGATGGCATACGTGAAAAAAGCCAAGAACCGTTCCGAGCGCGAGCGCATGGCAGATACGAAAACCGTTTCGGGCGTGTTTACGGGCAGCTATTGCATCAATCCGTTCAGCGGCGAAAAAGTGCCCGTGTGGTTGGCTGATTATGTATTGGCAGGCTACGGCACGGGCGCGGTAATGGCTGTGCCCAGCGGCGACCAGCGCGACTATACCTTTGCCAAGCACTTCGGGCTGCCGATTGTACAAATTTTGGACGCACAGAAAAACCTTGACAAAGAAGCCGATGCCACCAAAGAAGGGCGCTACGTCAATTCGGGTATGATTAACGGGCTGACCTATGCCGAAGCCATGCCCAAACTGTTGGCATTTTTGGAAGAAAAAGGCATCGGAAAAGCCAAAGTAAACTACCGAATGCGCGATGCGGTTTTCAGCCGCCAACGCTACTGGGGCGAACCCGTACCCGTTTATTTTGACGAAAACAACATCCCGCGACTGATTGACGAAAGCGAACTGCCGCTGGTGCTGCCCGAAATTGACGAATACAAACCCACCCCGACGGGCGAGCCGCCGCTTGGGCGCGCAACGGATTGGAAATACCGCAAAAACGGCAAGGAATACCGCTACGAACTCAGCACCATGCCGGGCTGGGCTGGCAGCAGTTGGTACTTCCTGCGCTACATGGACGCGCGCAACGACAAGGTTTTTGCCGACTGCCAAGCCATCGACTATTGGAATCAGGTAGATTTGTACGTGGGCGGCACCGAACACGCCGTCGGGCACTTGCTCTATTCCCGTTTCTGGCACAAGTTCCTGTTCGACCGCGGCTATGTCGGCTACCATGAGCCGTATAAAAAGTTGCTCAATCAGGGCAAAATTCAGGGGCGTTCAGCCATTATTTACAAGCTCAAAAACGATAACAAGTTCGTTTCCAAAGGCTTAAAAGACCAATACGGCGAAACCATAGCCCTTCATGCACCCGTCAATATCGTAGAAAACGACGTGCTGGATGTGGAAGCCTACAAGCAGTTCCGCCCCGAATATGCCGATGCGGAATTTATTTGCGAAAACGGCAAATTTATTTGCGATGAAATTGTAGAGAAAATGTCCAAGTCCAAGTACAACGTCGTGAACCCCGACGACGTGGTGGAACGCTATGGAGCCGACACGCTGCGCCTCTACGAAATGTTTTTGGGTCCGATTGAAGCCGATAAACCTTGGAGCACACACGGCATCGAAGGCGTTTACAAATTCCTGCGCAAACTCTGGCGTTTGTTCTTCGACGAAAAAGGCAATTCCGTTGTTACCGACGGCGAACCGACGGCAGAAGAACTCAAAATATTGCACAAGACTATCCGCAAAGTGGAAGAAGACATCGAAAACTTTTCTTTCAACACAACGGTTAGTCAATTGATGATTTGCGTGAACGAACTTAGCAGCCTGAAATGCCACAAGGCAGCCGTTTTGAACGATTTGTTGATTGTTCTTTCGCCTTATGCGCCGCACATCGCCGAAGAGTTGTGGGCAAAAATGGGGCACACGCACAGCATCGTTACGGCGCAATATCCGCGGTGGAACGCTGCCTATTTGGTCGAATCGGTGATTGAATACCCGATTTCCATCAACGGCAAAGTACGCGGTCAGTTGCAATTAGGCGCAGACCTCAGCCCGCAGCAAATTGAGCAAGAGGTGCTGGCTTCCGAAATCGTGAAGAAATATACCGAGGGTAAAACGCCTAAAAAAGTAATCGTTGTACCGAAAAAAATCGTAAACGTCGTACTGTAA
- a CDS encoding MFS transporter, with protein sequence MPNAPRMTVFLLAAVNFTHIMDFMIMMPLGDILMRSFRIEPQQFSIMVSAYTLSAGISGFLGAFIIDRFDRKNFLLMLYGGFLAGTIACGLVDSYIPMVIARAVTGVFGGVIGSLVMSIVSDLYPWEQRGRAMALLSASFSVASVLGVPFGLFMAEKMGWPAPFLFLGAFGSALAAVLWNVLPPMRAHLAARKSPVQPMALLRKIAADRNQLLGLTMSFALILSQMIMIPFIAPYMVRNVGLSQSQIPLIYLFGGVATIFSAQIIGRLVDKIGVKRVFAVGMLLSYIPIAAITNLPPVPVYVALTATTLFFIFINSRMVPAQTMISGVVGKEGRGSFMSINSSVMQIGSASGAFLAGLLVHEGATARLEGFYWVGIASVVISWVCLLIAPRLKFIG encoded by the coding sequence ATGCCCAATGCACCCCGAATGACCGTGTTCCTGCTGGCAGCGGTCAATTTTACCCACATCATGGATTTCATGATTATGATGCCGCTCGGCGATATTCTGATGCGCAGTTTCCGAATAGAGCCGCAGCAATTTTCAATCATGGTATCGGCTTACACGCTTTCGGCAGGCATTTCCGGCTTTCTGGGTGCATTCATCATCGACCGTTTTGACCGCAAAAACTTCCTGCTCATGCTCTACGGCGGCTTTCTGGCAGGCACAATCGCCTGCGGATTGGTGGACAGCTACATCCCGATGGTAATAGCGCGGGCGGTAACGGGCGTTTTCGGCGGAGTCATCGGGTCGTTGGTCATGTCCATTGTCAGCGACCTGTACCCTTGGGAGCAACGCGGCAGGGCAATGGCGTTGCTTTCCGCCTCTTTTTCGGTGGCTTCGGTGTTGGGCGTTCCTTTTGGGTTGTTCATGGCAGAAAAAATGGGCTGGCCTGCGCCGTTCCTGTTTTTGGGGGCTTTCGGTTCGGCGCTGGCGGCTGTTTTGTGGAACGTGTTGCCGCCTATGCGCGCTCATTTGGCTGCCCGAAAGTCGCCCGTGCAACCGATGGCTTTGCTGCGCAAAATTGCCGCCGACCGCAACCAACTGCTGGGGCTGACCATGAGTTTTGCGCTGATTTTGAGCCAAATGATTATGATTCCCTTCATTGCCCCCTACATGGTTCGCAATGTGGGGCTTAGCCAATCGCAAATACCGTTGATTTATTTGTTTGGCGGAGTTGCCACTATTTTTTCCGCGCAGATTATCGGACGGCTGGTTGATAAAATAGGCGTCAAACGGGTATTTGCCGTCGGGATGCTCTTGTCCTACATTCCGATTGCGGCGATTACCAATTTGCCGCCCGTGCCTGTTTATGTGGCGCTGACGGCTACGACTCTGTTTTTCATTTTCATCAACAGCCGCATGGTGCCCGCGCAAACCATGATTTCGGGCGTGGTCGGCAAAGAGGGGCGCGGCAGTTTTATGAGCATCAATTCCAGCGTGATGCAAATCGGCTCTGCTTCGGGCGCTTTTTTGGCGGGCTTGTTGGTACACGAGGGCGCTACTGCGCGTTTGGAGGGTTTCTATTGGGTGGGCATTGCATCGGTTGTCATCAGTTGGGTTTGCCTGCTGATTGCACCGCGGTTAAAATTTATCGGATAG
- the nadD gene encoding nicotinate (nicotinamide) nucleotide adenylyltransferase, with amino-acid sequence MKIGLFFGSFNPIHIGHLIIANTVAESSDFSQVWFVVSPHNPFKQSSALLHEHDRMEMVRIAIADNYKLNATDIEFRLPRPSYTIDTLTYLSEKYPNHQFRVIIGQDNLDNFTKWKNYRKILEYYGLIVYPRYGASFSPLMEHPNVTIVEAPMIDISATFIRDCIKKGRSIQYLVHQDVMHYIKGKKLYL; translated from the coding sequence ATGAAAATCGGTTTGTTTTTCGGCTCATTTAATCCCATTCACATAGGGCATCTGATTATTGCCAATACCGTGGCAGAAAGTTCGGACTTTTCGCAAGTGTGGTTTGTCGTTTCGCCGCACAACCCCTTTAAGCAAAGCAGCGCCCTGCTGCACGAACACGACCGCATGGAGATGGTGCGCATCGCCATTGCCGACAACTACAAGCTGAATGCAACCGATATTGAGTTTCGCCTGCCGCGCCCCAGCTATACGATTGACACGCTAACCTATTTGAGCGAAAAATATCCCAACCATCAGTTCCGCGTCATTATCGGGCAAGACAACTTGGACAATTTTACCAAGTGGAAAAACTACCGCAAAATTTTGGAATACTACGGGCTGATTGTCTATCCGCGCTATGGGGCAAGTTTTTCCCCGCTCATGGAGCATCCCAACGTAACGATTGTAGAAGCCCCGATGATTGACATTTCCGCCACCTTCATCCGCGATTGCATCAAAAAAGGGCGCAGCATCCAATACCTTGTCCATCAGGACGTCATGCACTATATCAAAGGCAAAAAACTGTATCTGTAA
- a CDS encoding 7TM diverse intracellular signaling domain-containing protein yields MNLIQRYSLWIGLLMLAFPAFAQVVSKPFVLKMGLAQVDLVPYALVLEDSTGQLTWEQVKNMPFSSPTENRLYFPHHNNRVYWVKIAVANPYEVPLARFLEIRNSTVNRISQYITREGKLIETIHTGDAQPYSTRPVQSNYFIFPIDLPASQTTEILLRIDTESDAVNLPLVLWESQSLLENAQRERWIFGLFYGVLLFTIIFHLFLFYKLNDTAVIYYIGYVVGVGGFMLSMDGLASQYLFPDFPQLANSLLPFSALFGGLCLMIFSYKYLGKENLARWAQISLAFIGVLCILLMPLCFASNEMITYIIIFASVMIPLCSVIAVVAGLVAYRTDPLRAKYFITAFFFLMGGIMLIVVKGFGIVLGELNEYGLKFGVAAEVVIFAFALTVRFKQMDERTQAMALEHLQNLNRVKDEYNQTLQEEVARRTEELSNANQKLTDSIRYAKRLQEAVLPRRFAVSNLFPRSSIFEQPRDIVSGDFFWANQIGQTKMLAVVDCTGHGAHGAFMSILGCRLFDEIAEQMSLECPAEWLIHLDRRFRRILISERDETIYAASMDVALLAYNEADQILEYAGARRPLYLFRNGHLQVYKGSPIAIGGTLTGKRQTAFFEKHRIDVQSGDIVYLFSDGYADQFGGQPEQKLTLGRFKEILATIHHHPIHQQEQHLKSHLTAWQQSSPQMDDILVVAVAIS; encoded by the coding sequence GTGAATTTGATACAGCGCTACAGCCTTTGGATAGGCTTGCTCATGCTGGCCTTTCCTGCATTTGCGCAAGTTGTTTCCAAGCCCTTTGTTCTGAAAATGGGTCTTGCGCAGGTGGATTTGGTACCCTATGCCCTCGTATTAGAGGATAGCACCGGCCAACTGACATGGGAACAGGTAAAAAATATGCCCTTTTCCTCCCCGACCGAAAATCGATTGTATTTCCCGCATCACAACAATCGGGTGTATTGGGTAAAAATTGCCGTTGCTAACCCTTATGAAGTGCCTTTAGCGCGGTTTCTGGAAATCAGAAACTCAACCGTTAATCGCATCAGTCAGTATATTACACGCGAAGGAAAGCTCATAGAAACCATTCATACGGGCGATGCTCAGCCGTACAGCACACGCCCCGTGCAAAGTAATTATTTCATCTTCCCGATAGACCTGCCGGCGAGTCAGACGACGGAAATTTTGCTGCGGATTGATACGGAAAGCGATGCGGTGAATTTGCCGCTGGTATTGTGGGAGTCGCAGTCGCTGCTGGAAAATGCACAGCGCGAACGTTGGATTTTCGGACTTTTCTATGGTGTACTGCTCTTTACGATTATTTTCCACCTGTTCCTGTTCTATAAACTCAACGATACCGCTGTTATCTATTACATCGGCTATGTAGTAGGCGTAGGGGGCTTCATGCTTTCTATGGACGGGCTGGCATCACAATATCTTTTCCCCGATTTTCCCCAATTGGCCAACAGCTTATTGCCTTTTAGTGCACTGTTTGGCGGGCTTTGCCTGATGATTTTTTCGTACAAATATTTAGGCAAAGAAAACCTCGCCCGTTGGGCACAAATCTCATTGGCTTTTATCGGAGTGCTGTGCATTTTGCTGATGCCTCTTTGTTTTGCCTCCAACGAAATGATTACCTACATCATCATTTTTGCCTCTGTTATGATTCCGCTTTGCAGCGTAATAGCGGTTGTAGCAGGTTTGGTGGCCTATCGCACCGACCCATTGCGGGCGAAGTACTTCATCACGGCATTTTTCTTTCTGATGGGCGGCATAATGCTGATTGTAGTAAAAGGTTTTGGCATTGTGCTGGGCGAATTGAACGAGTATGGGCTAAAATTTGGCGTAGCGGCAGAGGTAGTCATTTTTGCCTTTGCCCTAACGGTGCGTTTCAAACAAATGGATGAACGCACGCAGGCAATGGCATTGGAACACCTGCAAAATCTGAATCGCGTAAAAGATGAATACAATCAAACTTTGCAGGAAGAAGTCGCCCGACGAACCGAAGAACTCAGCAATGCCAACCAAAAACTCACCGACAGCATCCGCTATGCCAAGCGACTGCAAGAGGCCGTTTTACCGCGGCGTTTTGCAGTATCGAACCTTTTTCCTCGGAGCAGTATTTTTGAGCAGCCCCGCGATATTGTCAGCGGCGATTTCTTTTGGGCAAATCAAATAGGCCAAACAAAAATGCTGGCAGTCGTAGATTGTACAGGGCATGGCGCACACGGGGCGTTTATGTCCATCCTTGGTTGCCGATTATTCGATGAAATAGCGGAGCAAATGTCCTTAGAATGCCCTGCCGAGTGGCTCATCCATTTAGACCGTCGTTTCCGCCGCATACTGATTAGCGAACGCGATGAAACCATCTATGCGGCAAGTATGGACGTTGCACTGTTGGCATATAACGAAGCCGACCAAATACTGGAATATGCAGGAGCGCGTCGCCCGCTTTACCTGTTCCGCAACGGTCATCTGCAAGTTTACAAGGGAAGCCCTATTGCAATAGGCGGCACACTGACGGGCAAAAGACAAACTGCATTTTTTGAAAAGCACCGGATAGACGTACAAAGCGGCGATATCGTTTACTTGTTCAGCGACGGCTATGCCGACCAGTTTGGGGGGCAGCCGGAGCAAAAACTCACCTTGGGACGTTTCAAGGAAATATTGGCAACAATTCATCACCACCCGATTCATCAGCAGGAACAGCATTTGAAAAGCCACCTGACAGCATGGCAGCAGTCATCGCCGCAGATGGATGATATACTGGTGGTTGCGGTAGCAATCTCTTAG
- a CDS encoding DUF6150 family protein: MSFIFVLWLYWVGIMASPPLQSRPTPCDVFGQIYVEKDPYLATFRVFVEKNNEFNAHVVVFEETNPLFADKPGFWYFTNKRGFANYSIAYVQDRNVADFVVYFTDRELYAGCNRR; the protein is encoded by the coding sequence ATGAGTTTCATATTTGTGTTATGGCTGTATTGGGTGGGGATAATGGCAAGTCCGCCGCTTCAATCCCGCCCGACACCTTGTGATGTTTTCGGGCAAATTTATGTGGAAAAAGACCCGTATTTGGCCACTTTTCGCGTGTTCGTGGAGAAAAACAACGAATTTAACGCGCATGTAGTGGTTTTTGAAGAAACTAACCCGCTGTTCGCCGATAAGCCCGGCTTTTGGTATTTTACCAATAAGCGCGGCTTTGCCAATTACAGTATTGCTTATGTGCAAGACCGCAACGTAGCCGATTTTGTTGTCTACTTTACCGACCGTGAACTGTACGCGGGTTGTAACAGGCGCTAA